AATTAGATAAATTAAATGTTGAATCTGTAGATATGATGATTAATAAAGACAGAGACCCTGAACAGATGACTATTCAATGGGAAAAACATTTAGAAGAAGCTTTAGATGTTTCTAATGAAAATACTATAGAAAAAGAGTGGGAGAGATCAAATAATAAAGCAGATGAACTATTGAAAGATAACTCTACCAAGAAAAAAGGACTTTATATATTTAGCTACATAAATGGAAAAATAACTGCAAGTGGGAATAACTCATATGGAGATAATTTCTTCAATAAAGCAGGAATAGAAAATGTAGCTAAGGATCTACAGGGATGTAAAGAAGTGAGTATGGAACAAATCTATGAATGGAATCCTGATATTGTTTTCATATTTTTAGGTATGCCTGCAACACCTATTATTAATAATAAAGCAACAAATCAAGATTGGTCCTTGATTCAGGCATATAAGGATAAAGCTATTTATGATATTCCACAAGCGGTTTATTCCTGGGGTGCGCCAAGTGCAGATTCACCTGTAATGCCATTATGGCTTATTTCAAAAACTTATCCTGATTTAATGAATAGAGATGATTTCATCACTTACTTAAAAGGATATTACAATAGAATCTATGATATAGAATTAAATGATACTTTAGTTGAGGACATATTGAAACCTAAAGAAGTAAAAGGAAAATAAAGAAATGAATATAAAAAAAAATAGTACTATGACATCTTATAAAAATGTAGCTTTTCTAGTAGTAATATTATTGATTATAGTGAGTTGTATATCTTTGTTAGTAGGTCGTTATGACATATCAATAAGTGATATCATTAAAATATTCAGTGCCAAGATTAATAACTCCAGTTTACCTGATAAGTTAGAAATTTCTTCTTACATAATATGGGATATAAGGATACCACGAATTATTTTAGCTGGAATGGTAGGGGCTTGTATTGCTATAGCAGGTACCTGTATGCAAGGATTATTACAAAACCCCCTTGTCAGTCCTGATGTTCTTGGAGTTTCTTCAGGAGCTGGATTCGGTGCGGCGCTTGGAATTATATTGACCTCCAATAATTTAATCACTATACAGATTTTATCATTTGCATTTGGAATTACCAGTATGGCTTTAGTTTTTCTGTTTTCAAAAGGTAGAAAAGATCAATCTATTCTATCAATCATATTAAGTGGGATTATAGTATCTTCTGTATTTACATCCTTGATATCAATAACAAAATATGTTGCTGATGCAGAAGAGAAATTGCCAGCTATAACTTTTTGGCTTATGGGAAGTTTTTCTAATGCTTCTTATGACCAGATTAAAATTATCATATTACCTGTGATGATTGGAATCGTAGGGTTAACAATACTTAGATGGAAGATTAATATATTGTCTTTAGGTGATGATGAAGCATTTACAATGGGGATTAATCCTAAGAGGCTTAGGTGGATTATTATCATATTATGTACTGTCATGGTTTCTTCAACTGTTACAGTAGCAGGAATTATTGGATGGATAGGTTTAGTAATTCCTCATATATGCAGAAAGATAATTGGATATAATCACGGATATTTGGTTCCATTATCAGGTTTAACAGGAGCAGCTTTTTTAATAATAGTTGATTGTTTAGCAAGAAATATCAGTTCTTCAGAAATACCTATTGGTATATTGACAGCTTTAATAGGTGCTCCAATTTTTGCTTTTTTATTTATGTACAAGAGAGGTGAGATATAATGCTGTTAAAACTAAAGAATTGCTATTATTCTTATAAACCTAATGTTCCTATACTAAAAGATATCAGTTTTACTTTGGATGAAGGAGAAATTCTTGCAATAATGGGTTGTAATGGAATAGGTAAGACTACCTTGTTGAAATGTATTGCTGGAATTTTGAAATGGGATAAAGGAACTTGTATATTCAATGGACAAAATACTATTGATGCTGACCGTATAAAAGACATTGGTTATGTACCTCAAGCAAGGAAATTACCATTTTCTTATTTAGTAAAAGATTTGGTTGTATTTGGGAGAAATGGAACCCACAATTATTTTCAATCACCAAAAAAAGAGGATTACGATATAGTAGATGACATTCTAAATGAATTAGGTATCTATCATATAAGAAATTCCTATTGCAATGAATTGAGCGGTGGGCAACTGCAGATGGTGTTCATAGCCAAGGCTTTGTCCTCATTTCCAAAGTTATTGATATTAGATGAACCAGAATCACATTTAGATTTTTATAATCAATTCAAAGTATTGCACACAATAAGTAAATTAGCTAAGAAGCAGGGTATAAGTACAATAATTAATTCACATTATCCTAACAATGTAATGAAGATTGCAAATAAGTGCTTAGTTTTAAGTAAGGATAAATATACTTGCGGAGATATCAGTAGTATAATGACAGAAAAAACAATGAAAGAATATTTTTATGTTAATTCTAAACTCATTGACTTGCATTATAATAATAAAAATGTACCATCATTTGTATTTTTAGGTACTTGATGGAGGAGGTTAAAAATGAAAAAGAAAATCCTAATCTTAGTAAGTGTAATCGTATTAATTATTATTCTAATACCTATTTTGACAGGTAACTTAGAAAAAGAAACATTGAATCAACAAACAAGGGCTAGATTAGAAGGAAGTTTTATTGAGCTATCAAATGGATATACTCATTATGAATTGAAAGGACCTGAGGACGGTAAAACCATTATCTTAGTACATGGTAATGCTGCACCATATTTTACATGGGATAACAATATAGATGCACTAGCTGATGCTGGATTCAGAGTTCTTAGATATGATGTGTATGGTCATGGATATTCTGATAGACCTAAGCTAAGGAAATACGATAGAGAATTATACGATGAACAGCTGGTTGAACTAAAAGAGAAATTAAACATAACAGGACCTGTTTATATGATTGGTACATCTCAAGGGGGCTGCATAACTACTTATTTTGCAGCATCACACCCTGAAGAGGTAGAGAAGGTAGCTTTACTTTCACCGCTTTTTGATACTTTTCCTGGCAAAAACAGAGTAAATCTGCTGAAAACTAGATTTATAGGTGAATATATGATGAATGTAAGTGGAGATAAAATGTTGACAGACCCTTCAAAGGTATTATATTCAGATGAGAAAAAACAAGAACTTACTGATAAATTAAAGAAACAGATTAGTTTTAAAGGGAAAAAAAGAGCAGTTTTAGCTAATATGAGAGGTAATGCTATAGATGATGCTACTATCTACTATGAAAAACTAGGAGAACAAGAGATACCTATTCTGTTGACTTGGGGAGAAAACGATAAGAAAAACACAAAAGAATCCATGGAAAAATTACAGCAGTTAATTCCAAAAATACAATACCATGAGATAGAGAAAGCGTCTCATTTAGCACATTATGAATTTCCAGAGGTAATCAATAAACTGTTAATTGATTATCTGAATCAATAAAACTACTGTCAAACAAAGAAAAAGTATTGAATTTATTTGTTTTAATTTATCAATTGTTAAGTTCAATATATTTAGTTGAAGAAGATAGCACGGGATTGATATTATAGACCAATCCTGTGCTATAAAATTATAGATACAGAAATATAAAAGTAATTATAGACATTGATAAATTTATATGATATACTTTGTATTGAAATTGATATTCATTATTAATAATATTTTATGGTTATAACTTGATAATTAATAGTTTTGCATCTCACTTATTGAAAAGCATAATTATATATGTTAATATTATCAAAAAAGTATAACATGGAGTGAGAAAATGGCAAAATTCCAAAGAAAAACTCGGCAAGAAAGAGAGACAGAAATAAAAGAAGCAGCACTGGATGTATTTGTTAACAAAGGCTATCGTAATACAACCATGGAAGATATTATTGCTGGAACAACCCTTTCAAAAGGTGGAGTATATAGATATTTTTCTAGTCCTAAAGAAATAATGATTGCTATTATGCGAGATGGTAACGATGTCGATAATAAATTCTTTAGAGAAATTCGCCAAGAAATTAACAGCAAAGAGGACATTTGTAATTTATTAGCTGATAGATCTTTAGATAAAATATTAAGTACATCCCCACAAAAAAAATTATATCTAATGTTTATATATGAAATATTATACGATAAAAAACTAGAGAATATATTTTTAGGATTTGAAAAACAGACTTTTATACAACTGGAAAATTTATTTGGTGATAAAATATCTTTTTTCAAGGATAAAAATCAAGAAATGAATAGACTCTTTATGAGTAGATTGATAAATGCTTTGTTATTTGTGCATGCTCTTTTTTCTGATAAACAAATTTTAGAAAGTAATAAGGATTATCTTCATAAAATATTCTTTGATTTTTATAATGAGTATTTATAAAAAACTAGCTTTAATTAAGGTAGAAAAATTTTTGCTTTTTAAGTGACGTTGACGTCACCAACATATTTATAGTTATTTAATTTTTTATGATTACTTAGTATTTTTACTTATAATCAGTTGATTATTTAATGAAGGAGGAAGTTTATATGAGCGAAAACAGAAAAGCATTATTGGAACTTAACATGGGCAAGTTATTCATGAAACTTGCTGTACCAGGTATTATTGGAATGTTAGCCGTAGGATTATACAATATGGTGGATGCAATATTTGTAGGACAGTTTGTAAGTGGGGCAGGAGTTGGAGCAATAACTATGGCTTATAATGTTGTATTAGTTAACCAAGCTATACTTACTTTATTTGCAACAGGAGCAATGTCCCTTTTATCAAGAGCAATCGGAGAAAAAGATGAAGAAACTATTGATAAACTATTTGGAAATGTTTTTATAGGTGTAGCCATATTATCAGTAATACTAACTCTTGTAGTCTATAATTTTGCAACCCCCATACTGCATTTTTTGGGTGCTAGAGATGATATCTTGGTTTTAGGTGAAAAATACATAAAAATAATTTCTTTAGGATTCATAGTTGCTGGTATAGGACCAGCTCTCAATATGCTTATCCGTGGTGAGGGTAAGATGAAATCTGCAATGACAATAGTTTTTGTTGGTATGGTTATCAATATTATCTTGGACCCTATTTTTATTAAGGTATTTGATATGGGAATAGAGGGTGCTGCAATAGCCACAGTTATCAGTCAAATCATATATTTGATAGGTGATTTAATTTACTTCAAATCTGGAAGAAGCGTCATTAAGCTAAGGAAAAAAAGTTTTAGGCTTTCCATGGATATTATGCCTAAGATATTAAGTGTCGGTTTTTCAGGAATGTTAATGCAATTTATGTCCGCAATACAATTAGCTATATTACTTAGGTTAATGTCATCATATGGGGGTAATGATAGTATTATTGTCCTTAGTTCAGCTCAAAGAATAATGATGTTTGCTTTTATACCAATGTGGGGGATAGGTCAAGGATTACAGCCGGTACTGGGAGCCAACTATGGTGCTAAACAATATGCAAGGGTAAAAGAAGCATTTTCATCATTTACAAAGATAGCTACTGGAATATCAGGTGTATTATGGTTATTATTCATGTTATTACCAAAGTTCATACTAAGCTGGTTTATTACAGACCAAGCTTTGGTATCATCTGGTGCCAATAGCTTTAGAATGTTTTTAAGTGTATTTGTACTATACGGATTCATGATTACAGCTATCACATTTTTCCAAGCACTTGGTAAAGCAGGTAAAGCTGCATTGATAGTTATGGGAAGACAAGTACTGTTCTTCATCCCAATATCACTGATTTTACCATTATTCATGAAAGAAACTGGTGTATGGTTATCATTGCCTATTGGTGACTTTTTGACTATTAGTTTAGCTGGTATTTTCACTATAGGAGAATTTGGAATTCTAAATCGTCAGATAAAAGGGTATAAGACAGAATTAGCTAAATAAGATATGTAATAAAAGTTAATAGATTTTATTTCAAATTATATTTTAATGATAATAAAAACGTTATATTTATTAAAGGTAAAACTGATAGATTTTTAATAATCTTATCAGTTTTTCTTGTTAGCTTTTGTAAGTATCAATTAGAATCCTCATCTATATCATATAGCATAAATCATCAGTAGTTTGGTAGAATATTTTCTTTTATTCTTATATCTATCTTAGTGTAATATTTATCTTTGTTAGGATATTCATTTTTAATAATATAATTGAACATAAGTTTTGCAGACACATAACCTTGATCAAAGACATTCTGGCATATAGTAGCATCAATAGTATCTTCAATGACATATTCAAGGGTTCTTGGCAAATCACCAAAAGTTATTACACATATCTTTCTTTCTAACTTTAATTCTTTCAATGCTTTAACTACTCCATAAATACCACTACCTGTTATGTAAAGGGCATTAAGATCTTTATACTCCTTGAGTATTCTAAGTGTCTGTAAATAAGAATCTATATCGTCGTCATTATTTTCACAAATCTCAACTATATCAAAATCGTGACTTCTTTTTTTGGCATTATTTATAAATCCTTCTACACGCTGACTTTGGCTTAGTGATTTGGTAGAACCAGTAATAATTGCTAATTTGAACTTTCTATTATTAATGAGTGCCATCATGCCTTCAGCTGTTTTCCCACTTTGATAATAATCGTGACCAACATAGCATAGGCGTTTAGATTTTTCAATATCAGAATTAAGTGTAATAACAGGAATTTTGTTTTCAGTCAATTGGATTATCTTATTTTTTATTTTTTCTGTATTAACTGGAGATATCAATAATCCATTCATACCTTTTTTTTCTAATTCCTCTATATATTTTAGTTGGTTATATTCGTCAAGTCCATAGGTTTGAAAAATCTCCAATTGAATACCATAATTGCTGAATTCTTCTTGAGCCAATAACAAACCTGATTTCATATTATCAAAAAAATAATTTTGATTTGCAGGTATTATAATACCTACAGTAGTTCGTTTTTTTGTTCTAGCTAATGCTGATGCAGCTGTATTTGGTGTATACCCAAGCTCTGCAGCTATTTTTTTAATTCTTGCACTAACTTCTGGACTAACGCCACCTCTATTATGAAGTGCTCTATCAACCGTTCCTCTAGATACATTGGCAAGTTTAGCTATTTGTTCCGAAGTAATTGCCATAAATTTGCCTCCTTAATTATTATTACGTGTACGAGAACACATAACTATCATCCATATAACACAAAACATTTATATCAAATGTTTTTGACTATCATATTAAATTATAGCATTAAATAATAAATTTGCAAGTGTTTGTGTAAATAAAACACTATTGACAATCAATAGGTATGGTTGTATAATATACACAATCCGTGCACGTGAACGGAGACGTCAAATATTATTATTGACCAAAGGAGGAAGGAAAATATGAAAAAAAGCTTTAAAGTTTTATGTTTGATAGTTAGTATGATGTTAATGGTAAGTATATTGGGGGCTTGCTCTAAGAATGAAACTTCAAAAAATGATACTAATGCTAGTAAATCAGAAGAAAACAAAGACAATAAGTCAAAAGACACTACTACTAGTAAAAAAGAGAAATTTAAAATTGTAATGGTTGCTAAACATGAAGGAATTCCATGGTTTGATGATATGCGATTAGGCGTTAATGATTTTGGTGAAAAATATGCTGATTTGGTTGAGGCTAAACAAATTGCCCCTGAAGGTGGCGACCCAGCTAAACAAGTTCAAATGGTTGAAGATCTTATTGCTCAAGGAGTAGATGCTATTATAGTAGTTCCAAATGACCCTCAATCAATGAAACCGGTACTTCAAAAAGCTAAGGATAAAGGAATTATCACTATTAGCCATGAAGCTACTAATTTAACAGATGTTGTAGATTATGATATTGAAGCTTTCAAAAATGAAGATTTCGGTAGACTTATGTTTGAAAATCTTGCAACAGCAATGGAAGGTAAAGGAAAATTTGTGGCAATGGTTGGAGGATTAACAATGCAAACACATATGGAATGGTATAATGCAGGAATGGAATATCTTGCAGAAAACTATCCAGAGATGGAAGCAGTATCTGATCAACCTTATGAAGACAAAAATGATGATACAATAGCAAGAGATAAGGCATTAGAAATATTAAAAGCTTATCCAGATATAAAAGGCTTTGTTGGAACATCAGTTTCATCTGGAAGTAATTTTGCTGCAGTATTAAAAGAAAAAAATAGAAAAGATGTAGCTGTAGTCAGTTTAGGTATACCATCAGTTTCATCCGCTTACATAAATGAAGGTTATATGAATCATGCACAATGTTGGAGACCAGCAGATGTAGGTTATGCTAGTTGCGCTGCTGCATTAAAAATTCTTCAAGGTGATACAATAGATAATGATACTAATTTAGAGGCACCTGGATATGAAAATATAGTAATTGATGAAGAAAAGAAAATAATTTATGGTGATGCTCCTATGATTCTTAAAGAAGGTCAATATGAGGATGGAAATTATCCTTTCTAATTAGATTCAAGACATTAACTGAGATTGTTCTCAGTTAATGTCTCTACAATTTTATGTAATTGAAGGAGGCAATTAATGTGTCAAAACCAATACTAATTGCGAAAAATATATACAAGTCATTTGGAGGGATAAAAGCTCTAAAAGGTGTTGATTTAAACATTAACGAAGGAGAAATTAGGTGTATAGCAGGTGAGAATGGATGCGGCAAATCTACAATCGTTAAAATAGCAAGTGGTGTTTATAAAGCGGACTCTGGTACAATTCAAATTAACGGGCACATGTATGAAGAATTGAATCCTATTACAAGTATCAATGAAGGTATACAAGTCATATATCAAGATTTATCATTATTTAATCATATGAGTGTAGCAGAAAATATAGCTTTTAATAAGCAAATCTATGAAAAAAAGCATTATATGAATTGGAAAGAAGTCAAAAAATTAGTTTCTAAGCAATTAGAACAGATTGGTGTTGATCTGGACCTGGATGCACCTGTTGGTAGTTTATCTATTGCTAACCGTCAATTGACAGCTATTTCTAGAGCACTTATGTTAAATGCAAAAATTTTATTCATGGATGAACCAACTACAGCCTTAACGAAAACGGAAGTGGATCGCTTATTATCTATTGTTGTTGAACTGAAGAAAAAAGGGCTAGGTATTGTTTTTATTAGTCATAAGCTTAACGAAGTATTTGAAGTAGCAGACCAAATTACAATATTAAGAGACGGAATAAAAGTAGGAGATTTTGCAACAAATGAACTAAATGAGAAGAGTTTAAGTTTTTACATGACTGGTAGAGAAGTAGAATACCCTAAATATATAAGAAATGTAAAAGAAAACAAGCAATTACTGGAAGTAAAAGAATTGACTAAAAAAGATAACTACGAGAATATTAATTTCACCCTTAATAAAGGTGATATACTAGGAATTACCGGGTTATTAGGTTCAGGTAGAACAGAACTCGCTTTATCATTATTTGGTTTAAACAAACCTGATGAAGGCAAAATATTAATAGATAAAAAAGAAGTTGTAATTAAGAAACCAGAAAATGCAGTTGAATATGGTATTGCCTTATTGCCTGAAGATAGACATACCCAAGGATTATTCCTGAATCAAAGTATCAAAGAAAATGTAAGTTCAACAATATTAGATAGTCTGAAATCAAGTTTTGGATTCATCAATAAGAGTAAAAATACCAAATATGCAACAGATGTAGTGTATGGCATGAATGTTAATACAAAAAATATAAACTTATTATCCAAAAATCTATCAGGAGGAAACCAACAAAAAATTGTTATTGGAAAATGGGTAGTCAGAGAACCTAAAATTTTTATATTGGATTCTCCAACAGTTGGAATAGATATTGGTTCAAAAGCTGAAATATATAAAAAGATTCATGATTATGCTAATCAAGGTATGGGAGTTATCCTAATATCAGATGAAATAGAAGAAATTTTAGCAAATGCAAATAAATTATTGGTTATGTATAATGGTCATATTATTAAATCATATAACGAAGAAGAAATGCAAGATCCTAATATAAAAACAATACTTATAAATCAAATAAATAACCCAGTTAATATGGAGGTCTAAATAATATGGATAGTACAAAACAGGGTAATATAAAAATGAATAAGAGAAAATTGACGGATATGGAAAAATACTTACTTATTATTATGATTGGATATATCATATTAGTAAGTTTTGTCAATCCTATGTTTTTAAGTTTTGAAACATTATTTGATATGTTCAGAAGTGGTTCTGGAACTATGATATTAGCACTTGGAGTAATGATTGTGATTATATCTGGAGGGATTGATGTTTCATTTACTTCTATTGCAATCATTGGAGCATATTGTGCTATTAATTTAATGTTAAAATTCAATATTAACAATATTTATTTTGCATTCTTAGTATCAGGAAGTATAGGGATATTTTTAGGTTCTATTAATGCAATTATCATCTATTTTTTCAAATTGCCAACATTAATTGTAACTCTAGGTACATCAAGTGTATTCTATGGGTTTATGACAACATTTATTGGAACAAAATCTATTCCTCTAGCTCAAATGCCAAGTAGTCTTGTTGATTTTGGGTCTAAAAATATATTGACTCTATCAAGTGAACATGGTAATTATGGTTTATCAGTATTTATTATCATTATTGTGATCTTATTATTCATAACATGGTTCATAATGCAAAAAACAATGCTTGGAAGAAAAATAATTGCTATTGGAAATAATGAAGAGTTTGCGAAACGTATTGGTGTAAATATATTACAGACAAAATTGTTCATTTATTGTTATATGGGGCTGTTGTCAGGCATAATGGGAATTATTTACTTCAGTGATTTAAAAATAGTAAATCCCGTAACTTTAGTTGGTTCAGAACTCATGATTATTGCAGCAGTTGTTATTGGTGGTGTTAAATTAACAGGTGGACACGGTACCATATTAGGTACGGTACTTGGAGTATTATTAATTCAACTATTCAAAAGTACTTTGGTTTTCCTAGGTTTATCAACATCGTGGAACGATTTATTTATTGGATGCATCTTAATTTTTAGCGTATGCATTATATCATATAAAGAGAAATTAAGAAATCAAAAAGAATTAAGATTCAGTAACCAATAATCAAAAAGAGGAGATTGAAATATGGAAAATGTTCAACTAAAAAGTAGAATAGATATACTTCTAAAATATTCAAAAAAAGATGTAGGATTAAGTGTTTTAGGAATTGCAACTATAATGGTTACCTTTATTTTAAGCATCACTTTAGGAAAATCATTTTTTTCAATTAACAACTTTCAATCTATGATGTTTCAAATAAGTGAATTCGGTTTTTTAGCTTTAGGAATGTCTATTGCTATGTTAACTGGTGGAATAGATTTATCAATAGTATCCAATGCTGGTCTTTCAGGTGTACTAGCAGCATTTGTAATGTCAGGTAAAATTATTCCCATTACAGATAGTAATCAAATGTTCATTATTATTTTAGCAATAGTAGTTGCAATTACCAATTCAATATTATGCGGTTTAGTTAATGGAGTGTTGATTGCCAAAATATCAGTACCTCCAATTATTGCAACATTAGGTACAATGATATTATTTAATGGCATAGGTATGGCACTGACTAATGGGGAAAGTGTAGGATTATTAGTTGATGATTATTGGAAATTTGGTACATCTACAATAGGGGTAATACCGTATATTTTTATTATAATGGTAATAACTATGATTCTAATAAACATTTTCCTGTCCAAACATAAATTAGGTAAGCAAATATATCTAATTGGAGAGAATAAAATTGCATCATTATTTTCAGGACAAAATACTGAAAGAATAATTATTAGAATATATATGATTATAGGTTTTTTATCAGGTATTGCATCATTAATTATGATTTCACGTGTAAATTCTGCTCGTATGGGATTTGGTGATACTTATCAATTACAGGCTATTCTAGTTGCTGTATTAGCTGGTTATGATCCAAATGGAGGTAAAGGAAAAGTACTAGGAGTAGTCTTAGGTATTACATTACTACAATTTCTACAAAGTGCTTTTACTATATTAAATTTCACTCCATATTCAAAGAAACTGATATGGGGTTCTATGTTACTTATTGTCATGATCATAAATTATTTTTTAAATAAAGAAAGAAAGCCTAGAAAAGTAGCTGTCAAAGAAGTTTCTAAAAAATAGTATGATTTTAATATGGAGGTACTGTCATGGAATATAATAATATGTATAAGACAATATTAAATGAATTAGATCAAGTTTTTGATAGAATCAACTTAGATCAAGTTAGAGATTTAATTTCTGCCATAGAAAAACATAAAAGAATATTTCTAATGGGAGTAGGTCGTGAAGGATTAGCTACTAAAGGATTTGCAATGAGATTAATGCATTTTGGTAAAGAAGTTCATTGGTGTTGGGATGATACTACTCCAAGTGTTACAGAAGATGATTTATTTATATTCACATCCGGTTCTGGTGAAATAGGTCATATTCATTATGTAGTTGAAGAAGTAAAAAAGACTAATGCAACTATAGCCTTGATGACTGGTGTACCAGATAGAAAAACAGCTTTATTAGCAGATATTATAGTTTGGGTTCCAGCAAGTGTTTATAAAGGTAAAGATAATGTTGTACCATCTATACAACCCATGGGCAATTTATTTGAACAATCATTATTCATATTACTGGATATGATAATCATTATGTTAGTAGATAAATCAAATAATTCATTCAAAAAGATGTCTGTCAGACATAGAAACTTTGAATAATTAAGTAGAATTAGCTGATATACCAATATACAAAGCCTTTAAATATAGAGGCTTTTTTATTTTGTCTGTTCATATTAGATAAATCTCCAAGAATATAGGAAAATAGGGAAATTAAGACTGTTTTACATAAGCAGATATGAATAAAATATTATTTATGGGTAATATTATTATTAGAATTCATTATAGAATATGGTGTAAAATATGGAAAACATTAGTAGCACTCAAATTAAATCAAGTAATAAATTCCTAAACCATAATATTAAATTATGTGAAAATATAATTTCTAATGTTGATATTATAAAAAAGGGATTTGTTAATTGCGATGATATTATTATTAGAGATTTAAGTATTGGAGATAAATATAATCTAAAGGCAGCACTTATTTATATAGACGGAATGATTAATACTGAGGTAATTGAATTATCAATAATGAATAAGCTTAACAATTGTACTTGCAAGATTAGAAGCAAAGAATATTTCAAACATTTATTTGGTATTAATGATAAAGATGTAACATCTGAAATGGATGTTATTTTTAAATCAATTCTACAAGGTAAAGCCGTATTATTAATAGACAAAATTAATTTTGCTTTGGTATTGAATTTTGAGAATCCACCCAAAAGAGATATTAGTGAACCAAGTATAGAAATTAATATAAGAGGTCCTAGAGAAGGATTTACCGAGTCCTTGACTATCAATGTTTGTTTATTAAGAAAGAGAATCAAAAATATTGACTTGAAAGTGGAGCATTTCATTATTGGAAAACAAACTGAAACAGATCTGAAGATTGTCTATCTAGATAATATCACAGATAAAGAAATTGTCGATGAAGTTAGGACTAGAATCAAAAAAATAGATTTAGATTCTATAGTAGATACTTCAAATGTTGAGGAATGTATATCTGATGGTGGTACCTTTAATTTTATTCCAACAGCATTTCATACTGAGAAACCAGATACTGCTTCAAGG
The window above is part of the Vallitalea guaymasensis genome. Proteins encoded here:
- a CDS encoding LacI family DNA-binding transcriptional regulator encodes the protein MAITSEQIAKLANVSRGTVDRALHNRGGVSPEVSARIKKIAAELGYTPNTAASALARTKKRTTVGIIIPANQNYFFDNMKSGLLLAQEEFSNYGIQLEIFQTYGLDEYNQLKYIEELEKKGMNGLLISPVNTEKIKNKIIQLTENKIPVITLNSDIEKSKRLCYVGHDYYQSGKTAEGMMALINNRKFKLAIITGSTKSLSQSQRVEGFINNAKKRSHDFDIVEICENNDDDIDSYLQTLRILKEYKDLNALYITGSGIYGVVKALKELKLERKICVITFGDLPRTLEYVIEDTIDATICQNVFDQGYVSAKLMFNYIIKNEYPNKDKYYTKIDIRIKENILPNY
- a CDS encoding autoinducer 2 ABC transporter substrate-binding protein codes for the protein MKKSFKVLCLIVSMMLMVSILGACSKNETSKNDTNASKSEENKDNKSKDTTTSKKEKFKIVMVAKHEGIPWFDDMRLGVNDFGEKYADLVEAKQIAPEGGDPAKQVQMVEDLIAQGVDAIIVVPNDPQSMKPVLQKAKDKGIITISHEATNLTDVVDYDIEAFKNEDFGRLMFENLATAMEGKGKFVAMVGGLTMQTHMEWYNAGMEYLAENYPEMEAVSDQPYEDKNDDTIARDKALEILKAYPDIKGFVGTSVSSGSNFAAVLKEKNRKDVAVVSLGIPSVSSAYINEGYMNHAQCWRPADVGYASCAAALKILQGDTIDNDTNLEAPGYENIVIDEEKKIIYGDAPMILKEGQYEDGNYPF
- a CDS encoding sugar ABC transporter ATP-binding protein, which codes for MSKPILIAKNIYKSFGGIKALKGVDLNINEGEIRCIAGENGCGKSTIVKIASGVYKADSGTIQINGHMYEELNPITSINEGIQVIYQDLSLFNHMSVAENIAFNKQIYEKKHYMNWKEVKKLVSKQLEQIGVDLDLDAPVGSLSIANRQLTAISRALMLNAKILFMDEPTTALTKTEVDRLLSIVVELKKKGLGIVFISHKLNEVFEVADQITILRDGIKVGDFATNELNEKSLSFYMTGREVEYPKYIRNVKENKQLLEVKELTKKDNYENINFTLNKGDILGITGLLGSGRTELALSLFGLNKPDEGKILIDKKEVVIKKPENAVEYGIALLPEDRHTQGLFLNQSIKENVSSTILDSLKSSFGFINKSKNTKYATDVVYGMNVNTKNINLLSKNLSGGNQQKIVIGKWVVREPKIFILDSPTVGIDIGSKAEIYKKIHDYANQGMGVILISDEIEEILANANKLLVMYNGHIIKSYNEEEMQDPNIKTILINQINNPVNMEV
- a CDS encoding ABC transporter permease — translated: MDSTKQGNIKMNKRKLTDMEKYLLIIMIGYIILVSFVNPMFLSFETLFDMFRSGSGTMILALGVMIVIISGGIDVSFTSIAIIGAYCAINLMLKFNINNIYFAFLVSGSIGIFLGSINAIIIYFFKLPTLIVTLGTSSVFYGFMTTFIGTKSIPLAQMPSSLVDFGSKNILTLSSEHGNYGLSVFIIIIVILLFITWFIMQKTMLGRKIIAIGNNEEFAKRIGVNILQTKLFIYCYMGLLSGIMGIIYFSDLKIVNPVTLVGSELMIIAAVVIGGVKLTGGHGTILGTVLGVLLIQLFKSTLVFLGLSTSWNDLFIGCILIFSVCIISYKEKLRNQKELRFSNQ
- a CDS encoding ABC transporter permease; this encodes MENVQLKSRIDILLKYSKKDVGLSVLGIATIMVTFILSITLGKSFFSINNFQSMMFQISEFGFLALGMSIAMLTGGIDLSIVSNAGLSGVLAAFVMSGKIIPITDSNQMFIIILAIVVAITNSILCGLVNGVLIAKISVPPIIATLGTMILFNGIGMALTNGESVGLLVDDYWKFGTSTIGVIPYIFIIMVITMILINIFLSKHKLGKQIYLIGENKIASLFSGQNTERIIIRIYMIIGFLSGIASLIMISRVNSARMGFGDTYQLQAILVAVLAGYDPNGGKGKVLGVVLGITLLQFLQSAFTILNFTPYSKKLIWGSMLLIVMIINYFLNKERKPRKVAVKEVSKK
- the hxlB gene encoding 6-phospho-3-hexuloisomerase, which gives rise to MEYNNMYKTILNELDQVFDRINLDQVRDLISAIEKHKRIFLMGVGREGLATKGFAMRLMHFGKEVHWCWDDTTPSVTEDDLFIFTSGSGEIGHIHYVVEEVKKTNATIALMTGVPDRKTALLADIIVWVPASVYKGKDNVVPSIQPMGNLFEQSLFILLDMIIIMLVDKSNNSFKKMSVRHRNFE